A portion of the Drosophila sechellia strain sech25 chromosome 2R, ASM438219v1, whole genome shotgun sequence genome contains these proteins:
- the LOC6609587 gene encoding uncharacterized protein LOC6609587 — MAYINIAEWTPDQVTDWIKGLDESMKGYLYEFSKQEIGGRALLNIRPYELENLGMLRIGHQEVVLEAVENLRNFHYHLKNDNLQFMALHVATAAKNLHRELARNHAESTKIDTRILHDITRTIATLKPLVGSLERTPFRKQEMYREYCGNVLKCGLELATIAHRDRFALQPVPAIRQSAERLENLANFVIQDISDPMVLQPASLNLVTLKKRESELGFNIESSYNGIHRVTDIKYNSPAHNSGKIEDGDEIVQINYQTVVGWQHRTVLEHLRESLPDVVLTVKKRPKHTKMFGQIYMQPYRLPSKKRNMAARWAAQMPSPRAAFLTLDTEQLATEGTGSAVPDPSKSLSSEKREVLTKVNPVSSASDSDSSCSDIPTPTDPKLAAREIRLYYPKPRALLQRRNTICGCEYLSLKNSDLVVPSWHERKPGVGSPTNCDPGSPSIRDKSISFGYGLEMAARPTTCIGIAGDTSTDKARRMFHEVRKLKQLTEDSQREFLVDRYKPGVSKVVRFDAKEDYVMKNEKFICNVENTILETFEPIPFADEGDEDALETLRNCKTENAEELLEAINLATKGQDLPLAEAINMPLLQQGRRGRLDKSHSTPAYDNSGEESDTPPAIEPRKEFLLVTPPAPPPRPRKQREMTAPAVPPPPPKPASMQSASSITSISIPVPVPVPAAVDPSEISELHTPSKSRTLTLKKKHSLMAKRRNTNLKLLGTGDIQGHLYRRKKNHRGVTYWARIYFVMLDTILYGFRSKQSTSASLVIFLPGFTVSLAKEVHSKPHAFKVYHTAKSFYFAAESLDALNQWVDFLRQASLKVPPSTGSKGGGDAKDLYSENDSSGEECDALVIQNLSTPSPQGNKESMSMSMTLSGGTPPSSAPIKHERGYLDSFRKFTNTFKSSAAKPSSDIPVPTEQYRSYRKVPGGSFGIQIGANTPGYHDPAMPPTQIPPLVGPKLSRSSSRSSVVSGTESAVSLSASILGPPASPAPTPTPTATPTSLQHQSSEESPSQSQSQSPSSKSSLKKAPFNFLHASNPNLVEFDFHTSKTLLPKMSVGNTLDHGHNIQGFVTLKDLMLRKQEEEAQEMYNNRVHLGVEKHKHARTESTASQQSAMSSSVTKPLEKLPKIQSVSLPKTPDYEISFKPDDESIKRTRTKEGQKLRDFGYELICGDEPSTSSSSRHEHHHHHNHHQHHLQHVQQQQQQLHQQSQQQHSSKAKHFLRSQQLQLSSFLHKTSSGGSGKSSGSGADQKKSKGKSSSDRRFPFSKHSTGSTGSGCGPGHAMTMTLPLNKKSKSNHALDGAVGNGVTIIGSGSSIKKSQTYNQDLRDKIVGTKYDAHRKNSAPIPIFSKLSISGGTPAKPSKENRFLGSPLLHRTLFGHHHHQQQAVTPPSSADPDCDQEIFSQITLPTHNQAGYRSYRGPGILTTSTTNLCSSEGLQPPLPPAPPPPVNASRQREEEPAEATISECAATPKVSTSGSVDSKAATPDYPNMECPPVFEPEIYSLSDTSLSRLMMRTPSSSGAAASTNNNNNNNNTNNNTNTNSSPSGGEHHQT, encoded by the exons atgGCCTACATCAACATCGCCGAGTGGACGCCCGACCAGGTCACCGACTGGATCAAAG GTCTGGATGAGTCTATGAAGGGGTATTTGTACGAGTTCTCCAAGCAGGAGATCGGCGGACGGGCGTTGCTCAACATACGGCCATACGAGCTGGAGAATCTGGGCATGCTGCGCATTGGCCATCAGGAGGTCGTGCTGGAGGCGGTGGAGAACTTAAGAAACTTT CATTATCACCTGAAAAACGACAATCTGCAGTTCATGGCCTTGCATGTGGCCACGGCAGCCAAGAATCTGCATCGCGAACTGGCCAGGAATCACGCGGAGAGCACTAAGATCGATACCCGAATACTGCACGATATTACCAGGACGATAGCTACTCTAAAGCCATTGGTGGGCAGCCTGGAGCGAACACCGTTCCGTAAGCAGGAGATGTACCGCGAGTATTGTGGCAATGTGCTCAAATGCGGCCTGGAGCTGGCCACAATTGCCCACCGGGATCGTTTTGCCCTGCAACCGGTGCCAGCGATTCGACAGTCAGCGGAACGGCTCGAGAATCTTGCCAACTTTGTAATCCAGGACATATCTGATCCCATGGTTCTGCAGCCTGCCTCCCTGAATCTTGTCACCCTTAAAAAACGCGAATCGGAGTTGGGTTTCAACATAGAGTCCAGTTATAATGGCATTCACCGTGTCACGGATATCAAGTACAACTCGCCAGCTCACAATTCCGGAAAAATCGAAGATGGCGACGAGATTGTGCAGATCAACTACCAGACTGTGGTGGGTTGGCAGCATCGCACAGTACTGGAGCATCTGAGAGAATCGCTTCCAGATGTGGTGCTGACGGTGAAAAAACGGCCTAAGCACACCAAGATGTTTGGACAGATCTATATGCAGCCGTACAGGTTGCCCAGCAAGAAGAGGAATATGGCCGCTCGCTGGGCGGCACAGATGCCAAGTCCCCGTGCTGCATTTTTAACCCTGGACACGGAGCAACTGGCAACAGAAGGAACAGGAAGCGCGGTGCCAGATCCCAGTAAATCCCTAAGCAGTGAAAAGAGAGAGGTTCTTACCAAGGTCAATCCAGTGTCCTCTGCCTCCGACTCTGATTCCAGCTGCAGTGATATTCCAACACCCACGGATCCCAAGCTAGCCGCACGGGAGATCCGTTTGTATTACCCAAAGCCAAGAGCTTTGCTCCAACGAAGAAACACTATTTGTGGATGCGAGTATCTTAGCCTGAAAAACTCGGATCTAGTCGTTCCATCGTGGCACGAAAGAAAGCCAGGAGTTGGTTCGCCCACCAATTGCGACCCTGGCTCGCCCAGTATACGGGATAAGTCGATATCCTTCGGTTATGGCTTAGAGATGGCCGCAAGGCCGACCACTTGCATTGGGATTGCGGGCGATACCTCCACGGACAAGGCCAGGCGAATGTTTCATGAGGTGAGAAAACTAAAGCAGCTGACGGAGGACTCGCAGCGCGAATTCCTCGTGGATCGTTACAAGCCGGGAGTTAGCAAAGTAGTTCGATTCGACGCCAAGGAAGATTATGTGATGAAGAATGAAAAGTTTATCTGTAACGTTGAGAACACCATACTGGAGACCTTTGAACCGATTCCCTTTGCGGATGAGGGAGATGAGGACGCCTTGGAAACGCTGCGCAACTGCAAAACAGAAAACGCCGAGGAGCTCCTAGAAGCAATTAATCTGGCTACAAAAGGTCAGGACTTGCCCCTGGCTGAGGCCATCAACATGCCTTTGCTGCAGCAGGGTCGAAGGGGCCGATTAGACAAGAGTCATAGTACTCCGGCATACGACAATTCTGGTGAAGAATCGGATACGCCGCCAGCGATTGAGCCAAGAAAGGAGTTCCTGCTTGTCACACCTCCAGCACCGCCACCGCGACCCCGCAAGCAAAGGGAAATGACGGCACCGGCGGTGCCTCCACCTCCACCAAAACCAGCCAGCATGCAGTCGGCTAGTAGTATCACCAGTATCTCCATTCCCGTGCCAGTACCTGTGCCAGCCGCAGTCGATCCATCGGAGATCAGTGAGCTTCATACGCCCAGCAAATCCCGCACACTGACCCTTAAAAAGAAGCACAGCTTAATGGCCAAGCGGCGGAACACAAATCTCAAGCTGTTGGGAACTGGGGATATCCAAGGTCACCTGTACAGGCGCAAGAAAAATCATCGCGGAGTGACTTACTGGGCGAGGATCTACTTCGTGATGCTGGATACGATACTGTACGGATTTCGCAGTAAGCAGAGTACCAGCGCCAGCTTGGTAATATTTTTGCCGGGCTTTACGGTTTCATTGGCAAAAGAAGTGCACTCCAAACCGCATGCCTTTAAAGTTTACCACACGGCCAAGAGCTTCTACTTTGCGGCTGAGTCGCTGGACGCACTTAACCAGTGGGTGGACTTCTTGCGCCAGGCTTCGCTCAAAGTGCCGCCTAGTACGGGTTCAAAAGGCGGTGGTGATGCTAAGGATTTGTATTCGGAGAACGACAGCTCAGGCGAGGAATGCGATGCCCTTGTGATCCAGAATCTAAGCACGCCCTCGCCGCAGGGCAACAAGGAGTCAATGTCCATGTCGATGACACTATCTGGCGGAACACCACCTTCCTCTGCACCCATTAAGCATGAACGCGGCTACTTGGACTCGTTTCGCAAATTTACGAATACATTCAAGAGCAGTGCAGCGAAACCGTCGAGCGACATCCCTGTGCCAACGGAGCAGTACCGCAGCTATAGGAAGGTGCCAGGCGGAAGTTTTGGCATTCAGATTGGTGCCAATACCCCGGGCTACCATGATCCCGCAATGCCGCCGACACAGATTCCACCTTTGGTGGGTCCAAAGCTATCGCGTAGCTCAAGTAGAAGTTCGGTGGTTAGCGGAACCGAGTCTGCCGTATCATTATCTGCTTCGATTCTGGGTCCGCCCGCCTCGCCAGCGCCCACGCCCACGCCTACGGCCACTCCTACGTCGCTACAGCATCAGAGCTCCGAGGAGAGTCCAAGTCAGAGCCAGAGTCAGAGTCCCAGTAGCAAGTCGAGTTTAAAGAAGGCACCATTCAACTTCTTGCACGCCTCAAATCCGAATTTGGTGGAATTCGATTTCCATACTTCGAAAACACTACTCCCCAAGATGAGTGTGGGCAATACGCTGGACCATGGTCATAATATACAGGGCTTTGTGACGCTTAAGGATCTGATGCTGCGCAaacaggaggaggaggcccaGGAGATGTACAATAATCGAGTGCACTTGGGGGTGGAAAAGCACAAGCACGCACGGACGGAATCCACGGCCAGTCAGCAGAGCGCCATGAGCAGCAGCGTGACAAAGCCGCTGGAGAAGTTGCCCAAGATCCAGAGCGTGAGTCTTCCCAAAACGCCAGACTACGAGATCAGTTTCAAGCCTGACGACGAGAGTATTAAGAGGACCAGAACTAAGGAAGGTCAGAAGTTGCGCGACTTTGGTTACGAGCTGATATGTGGGGATGAGCCGAGCACTAGCTCCAGCAGCCGGCACGagcatcaccatcaccataaCCATCACCAACACCACCTGCAGCatgtgcaacagcagcagcagcagctacatcagcagtcgcagcagcaacacagcAGCAAGGCCAAGCACTTCTTGCGCTCACAGCAGTTACAGCTCTCCAGTTTCCTGCACAAGaccagcagcggcggcagcggcaagAGTTCCGGATCCGGTGCAGATCAGAAGAAGTCCAAAGGAAAGTCTAGCAGCGATCGTCGGTTTCCGTTTTCCAAGCACTCAACTGGCTCCACGGGCAGTGGCTGTGGACCGGGTCATGCGATGACTATGACGCTGCCGCTGAACAAGAAGTCCAAATCGAATCACGCCTTGGATGGAGCCGTAGGCAATGGAGTCACCATCatcggcagcggcagcagcatcaaGAAAAGCCAGACTTACAATCAGGATTTGCGAGACAAGATAGTGGGCACCAAGTACGATGCGCATCGCAAGAACTCGGCGCCGATTCCGATCTTTTCGAAGCTCTCCATATCGGGTGGCACGCCGGCGAAGCCCTCCAAGGAGAATCGTTTCCTGGGCTCACCGCTGCTGCACCGCACGCTGTTTGggcaccatcatcatcagcagcaggcaGTAACGCCACCAAGCAGTGCGGATCCCGATTGCGATCAGGAGATCTTCTCCCAAATCACCCTGCCCACGCACAATCAGGCGGGCTATCGAAGCTACCGGGGACCTGGCATACTAACCACCTCGACCACTAATTTGTGCTCGTCGGAGGGCTTGCAGCCGCCGTTGCCGCCAGCGCCACCGCCTCCCGTCAACGCCAGCAGGCAGAGAGAGGAGGAGCCAGCGGAGGCAACGATATCAGAGTGTGCGGCCACCCCAAAAGTGTCCACTTCAGGATCTGTGGATTCGAAGGCGGCAACGCCggattacccaaatatggagtGTCCGCCTGTCTTTGAGCCGGAAATCTACTCGCTCAGCGATACCAGCTTGTCCCGCCTCATGATGCGTACACCCAGCAGCAGTGGTGCCGCCGccagcaccaacaacaacaataataataataacaccaataacaacaccaacaccaacagcagTCCCAGTGGCGGCGAACACCATCAGACCTAG
- the LOC6609588 gene encoding uridine-cytidine kinase-like 1 isoform X2: MSVTQTKQIKFYNPSSSASSDSDDRSDVTEQLYVDPYADLGNGLPGDLNCCPASPTTVPAKASLESPLKRSGRRQRTTSIGNQTTTANPSECIIRANNRTIYTAGRPPWYNCAGQQVEPFVIGICGGSASGKTTVAEKIIESLDVPWVTLLSMDCFYKILNEKQHEQALINEYNFDHPDAFDIELLLDVLTKLKEGRKVEVPVYNFVTHGRESQTKTMYGANVIIFEGILTFHSPEVLELLDMKIFVDTDPDIRLARRLRRDISQRGRDLKGVLKQYLNMVKPSYCNYIAPTMAHADIIVPRGGDNKVAIHLIVQHVHTQLQLRGFKLRETLANSYKDQPMPHSLHLLHPTPQIKGLHTFIRCRNTSRDEFIFYSKRLIRLVIEYALSLFPFKKTTVETPQGVLYEGKRMESRKICGVSILRAGETMEQAVCDVCKDIRIGKILIQTNLKTGEPELYYLRLPKDIKDYKVILMDATVATGAAAMMAIRVLLDHDVPEENIILASLLMAEIGVHSIAYAFSKVKIVTSALDPEINSKFYVIPGIGNFGDRYFGTEPSDEY, from the exons ATGTCTGTGACCCAGACGAAACAAATCAAGTTCTACAACCCATCGAGTTCCGCTAGCTCTGACAG CGATGACCGTTCGGATGTCACCGAGCAACTCTACGTGGATCCGTATGCCGACCTGGGCAATGGCCTGCCCGGGGATCTTAACTGCTGCCCGGCCTCGCCCACCACAGTGCCTGCTAAAGCATCGTTGGAGTCGCCTCTGAAACGTTCCGGTAGGAGACAGCGAACCACATCCATTGGCAACCAGACCACCACCGCGAATCCGTCCGAATGCATCATACGCGCAAATAACCGCACGATCTACACGGCCGGACGACCGCCGTGGTACAATTGTGCTGGGCAACAGGTGGAGCCCTTCGTCATAG GAATCTGCGGTGGTAGTGCCTCTGGCAAGACCACAGTGGCTGAGAAAATCATCGAAAGCCTAGACGTTCCATGGGTAACACTGTTGTCCATGGACTGTTTCTACAAG ATCCTTAATGAGAAACAGCATGAGCAGGCTCTGATCAACGAATATAACTTCGATCACCCGGATGCCTTCGACATCGAGCTGCTGCTGGACGTGCTCACCAAGCTGAAGGAGGGCCGCAAGGTGGAAGTTCCTGTCTACAATTTCGTGACACATGGCCGTGAGAGCCAAACGAAAACCATGTACGGGGCCAATGTGATCATCTTCGAGGGTATTCTTACCTTCCATAGTCCTGAAGTACTTGAATTGCTAGACATGAAGATTTTTGTGGACACAGATCCCGATATTCGTCTGGCCAGGCGGTTAAGAAG gGACATCTCACAGCGCGGACGCGACCTAAAGGGCGTGCTGAAGCAATACCTAAATATGGTTAAGCCCTCCTATTGCAATTATATAGCTCCAACAATGGCCCATGCAGATATCATTGTTCCTCGTGGAGGCGACAACAAGGTGGCCATCCATCTCATTGTGCAGCACGTGCACACACAGCTGCAACTG CGCGGATTCAAGCTGCGCGAAACTCTGGCCAACTCCTACAAGGACCAGCCAATGCCACATTCTCTGCACTTGTTGCATCCCACGCCCCAGATTAAGGGTCTGCACACGTTTATCCGTTGCCGAAATACGTCCCGCGATGAGTTTATCTTTTACTCAAAGCGCCTGATACGACTAGTCATTGAATATGCGCTAAGTCTATTTCCCTTTAAGAAAACCACAGTGGAGACTCCACAAGGTGTCCTTTACGAGGGCAAGCGTATGGAATCGCGCAAGATATGCGGCGTCTCAATTCTCCGAGCTGGTGAAACCATGGAGCAAGCCGTTTGTGATGTGTGCAAGGACATTCGCATTGGAAAGATCCTCATCCAGACCAATCTTAAGACCGGCGAGCCGGAGCTTTACTATCTGAGGCTGCCTAAAGACATAAAAGACTACAAGGTGATACTAATGGATGCCACCGTGGCCACAGGAGCAGCGGCCATGATGGCCATTCGGGTGCTGCTGGATCACGATGTACCCGAGGAAAACATTATCTTGGCCTCGCTTTTGATGGCTGAGATCGGTGTGCACTCCATTGCCTATGCCTTCTCAAAG GTGAAAATTGTTACTTCCGCTCTGGATCCGGAGATTAATAGTAAGTTTTATGTTATACCCGGCATTGGTAACTTTGGCGATCGCTACTTTGGCACGGAACCCTCTGATGAGTACTAA
- the LOC6609588 gene encoding uridine-cytidine kinase-like 1 isoform X1: protein MSSITFLCSKSGHNIKNNSNNSSNNDVPKGAKANSAFAAASAGLLTITNHQQQQLHQQPHQQQQQQHHQQSKVKAIAAKTNGHIDDRSDVTEQLYVDPYADLGNGLPGDLNCCPASPTTVPAKASLESPLKRSGRRQRTTSIGNQTTTANPSECIIRANNRTIYTAGRPPWYNCAGQQVEPFVIGICGGSASGKTTVAEKIIESLDVPWVTLLSMDCFYKILNEKQHEQALINEYNFDHPDAFDIELLLDVLTKLKEGRKVEVPVYNFVTHGRESQTKTMYGANVIIFEGILTFHSPEVLELLDMKIFVDTDPDIRLARRLRRDISQRGRDLKGVLKQYLNMVKPSYCNYIAPTMAHADIIVPRGGDNKVAIHLIVQHVHTQLQLRGFKLRETLANSYKDQPMPHSLHLLHPTPQIKGLHTFIRCRNTSRDEFIFYSKRLIRLVIEYALSLFPFKKTTVETPQGVLYEGKRMESRKICGVSILRAGETMEQAVCDVCKDIRIGKILIQTNLKTGEPELYYLRLPKDIKDYKVILMDATVATGAAAMMAIRVLLDHDVPEENIILASLLMAEIGVHSIAYAFSKVKIVTSALDPEINSKFYVIPGIGNFGDRYFGTEPSDEY from the exons ATGAGCAGCATCACGTTTTTGTGCAGCAAGTCGGGCCACAACATCAAGAACAACAGCAATAATAGTAGCAACAACGATGTGCCAAAAGGGGCAAAAGCGAACTCAGCATTTGCAGCCGCATCCGCCGGTTTACTAACCATCACAaaccaccagcaacaacagctaCATCAGCAAccacatcagcagcaacaacaacagcatcaTCAGCAGTCAAAGGTTAAGGCTATAGCAGCCAAAACCAATGGTCACAT CGATGACCGTTCGGATGTCACCGAGCAACTCTACGTGGATCCGTATGCCGACCTGGGCAATGGCCTGCCCGGGGATCTTAACTGCTGCCCGGCCTCGCCCACCACAGTGCCTGCTAAAGCATCGTTGGAGTCGCCTCTGAAACGTTCCGGTAGGAGACAGCGAACCACATCCATTGGCAACCAGACCACCACCGCGAATCCGTCCGAATGCATCATACGCGCAAATAACCGCACGATCTACACGGCCGGACGACCGCCGTGGTACAATTGTGCTGGGCAACAGGTGGAGCCCTTCGTCATAG GAATCTGCGGTGGTAGTGCCTCTGGCAAGACCACAGTGGCTGAGAAAATCATCGAAAGCCTAGACGTTCCATGGGTAACACTGTTGTCCATGGACTGTTTCTACAAG ATCCTTAATGAGAAACAGCATGAGCAGGCTCTGATCAACGAATATAACTTCGATCACCCGGATGCCTTCGACATCGAGCTGCTGCTGGACGTGCTCACCAAGCTGAAGGAGGGCCGCAAGGTGGAAGTTCCTGTCTACAATTTCGTGACACATGGCCGTGAGAGCCAAACGAAAACCATGTACGGGGCCAATGTGATCATCTTCGAGGGTATTCTTACCTTCCATAGTCCTGAAGTACTTGAATTGCTAGACATGAAGATTTTTGTGGACACAGATCCCGATATTCGTCTGGCCAGGCGGTTAAGAAG gGACATCTCACAGCGCGGACGCGACCTAAAGGGCGTGCTGAAGCAATACCTAAATATGGTTAAGCCCTCCTATTGCAATTATATAGCTCCAACAATGGCCCATGCAGATATCATTGTTCCTCGTGGAGGCGACAACAAGGTGGCCATCCATCTCATTGTGCAGCACGTGCACACACAGCTGCAACTG CGCGGATTCAAGCTGCGCGAAACTCTGGCCAACTCCTACAAGGACCAGCCAATGCCACATTCTCTGCACTTGTTGCATCCCACGCCCCAGATTAAGGGTCTGCACACGTTTATCCGTTGCCGAAATACGTCCCGCGATGAGTTTATCTTTTACTCAAAGCGCCTGATACGACTAGTCATTGAATATGCGCTAAGTCTATTTCCCTTTAAGAAAACCACAGTGGAGACTCCACAAGGTGTCCTTTACGAGGGCAAGCGTATGGAATCGCGCAAGATATGCGGCGTCTCAATTCTCCGAGCTGGTGAAACCATGGAGCAAGCCGTTTGTGATGTGTGCAAGGACATTCGCATTGGAAAGATCCTCATCCAGACCAATCTTAAGACCGGCGAGCCGGAGCTTTACTATCTGAGGCTGCCTAAAGACATAAAAGACTACAAGGTGATACTAATGGATGCCACCGTGGCCACAGGAGCAGCGGCCATGATGGCCATTCGGGTGCTGCTGGATCACGATGTACCCGAGGAAAACATTATCTTGGCCTCGCTTTTGATGGCTGAGATCGGTGTGCACTCCATTGCCTATGCCTTCTCAAAG GTGAAAATTGTTACTTCCGCTCTGGATCCGGAGATTAATAGTAAGTTTTATGTTATACCCGGCATTGGTAACTTTGGCGATCGCTACTTTGGCACGGAACCCTCTGATGAGTACTAA
- the LOC6609589 gene encoding threonylcarbamoyladenosine tRNA methylthiotransferase, translating into MYHLGQDLPGNDVDDIEDLISADDVKPRERYENKKTVTVRAKKRAQIRLESQEEEDKPKPKIHESVIPGTQKVFVKTWGCAHNNSDSEYMAGQLAAYGYRLSGKEEADLWLLNSCTVKNPSEDTFRNEIKSGMQNGKYIVVAGCVPQGAPKSDYLNGLSVIGVQQIDRVVEVVEETLKGHSVQLLQNKKKVLGRRVAGAPLSLPKVRKNPLIEIISINSGCLNQCTYCKTKHARGDLASYPPEEVVERARQSFAEGCCEIWLTSEDTGAYGRDIGSSLPELLWKLVEVIPENCMLRVGMTNPPYILEHLEEVAKVMQHPRVYSFLHVPVQSGSDSVLGEMKREYCRQDFEHVVDFLRERVPGVTIATDIICGFPTETEDDFEETMTLCAKYRFPSLFINQFFPRPGTPAAKMERIPANLVKKRTKRLTDLFYSYEPYAERVGEIYTVLVTEVSHDKLHYVGHNKSYEQVLLPMRDNLLGTRVNVRITSASKFSMVGEILDEERDWTRCAKKLELPNVQVQTRSRERLIQRYLGIALVVGSLAFLIQLVVRLLYPLQ; encoded by the exons ATGTACCACCTTGGACAGGATCTGCCAGGCAACGATGTGGATGATATAGAGGATCTGATATCCGCCGATGATGTCAAGCCGCGTGAGCGctacgaaaacaaaaaaaccgTTACGGTGCGAGCCAAGAAACGAGCCCAAATTCGACTTGAATCTCAAGAGGAGGAGGATAAACCGAAGCCCAAGATCCACGAGAGTGTCATACCCGGCACCCAGAAAGTTTTTGTGAAAACATGGGGCTGCGCCCACAACAATTCGGACTCGGAGTACATGGCCGGGCAGCTGGCTGCATACGGATATAGATTGAGTGGAAAGGAGGAGGCGGATCTGTGGCTGCTCAATAGCTGCACGGTCAAGAATCCTTCGGAGGACACGTTCCGCAACGAGATTAAGTCAGGCATGCAAAATGGCAAGTACATCGTGGTCGCCGGTTGCGTTCCCCAGGGAGCTCCCAAATCGGACTATCTGAACGGTCTTTCCGTAATCGGTGTCCAGCAGATCGACCGAGTGGTGGAGGTCGTTGAAGAGACCCTTAAGGGTCACAGTGTCCAGCTGTTGCAGAACAAAAAGAAGGTCCTTGGTCGGCGGGTAGCTGGAGCACCGCTCTCATTACCCAAAGTCCGCAAAAATCCATTAATAGAAATCATATCCATCAACTCTGGATGCCTAAATCAATGTACCTACTGCAAGACTAAACACGCCCGCGGTGACTTGGCCAGCTATCCCCCGGAGGAGGTTGTAGAGCGCGCCCGCCAATCGTTTGCTGAAGGCTGCTGCGAGATCTGGCTTACTTCCGAGGATACAGGAGCTTATGGTCGGGATATTGGAAGCTCATTGCCGGAATTGCTCTGGAAGCTGGTGGAAGTGATCCCCGAGAACTGCATGCTGCGTGTAGGCATGACCAATCCACCGTACATACTGGAGCATCTAGAGGAAGTGGCCAAGGTGATGCAGCACCCGAGAGTATACTCCTTTTTACACGTTCCTGTACAG agTGGTAGTGACTCCGTGCTGGGCGAGATGAAACGAGAGTACTGTCGGCAGGACTTCGAGCACGTTGTGGATTTCTTAAGGGAACGAGTTCCCGGTGTCACGATAGCCACAGATATAATTTGCGGTTTCCCAACAGAGACAGAAGACGATTTCGAGGAGACGATGACCCTTTGCGCCAAATATCGCTTTCCCAGCCTGTTCATTAATCAGTTCTTCCCTCGCCCAGGCACGCCTGCTGCTAAAATGGAGCGCATACCCGCAAATCTGGTGAAGAAACGAACTAAACGGCTCACGGATCTCTTCTACAGCTATGAACCCTATGCGGAAAGAGTGGGTGAAATATACACCGTCTTGGTTACAGAAGTTTCACACGACAAGCTCCATTACGTGGGCCACAACAAGAGCTACGAACAGGTACTGCTGCCCATGCGGGATAACCTTCTTGGTACTCGTGTTAATGTGCGAATTACCAGTGCGAGCAAGTTTAGCATGGTGGGAGAAATTTTAGACGAAGAACGCGATTGGACGAGGTGTGCAAAAAAGCTGGAGTTACCAAACGTTCAAGTGCAAACCAGGAGCCGGGAAAGACTAATCCAACGGTATTtgggcattgctctggtggtGGGAAGTCTGGCTTTCCTCATACAGCTTGTAGTTCGACTTTTATACCCACTTCAATAA
- the LOC6609590 gene encoding S-methyl-5'-thioadenosine phosphorylase has product MITIKCKDTNLDPLPVKIGIIGGSGLDDPDILEQRHERVVETPYGEPSDALIEGEINGVQCVLLARHGRKHDIMPSNVNYRANIWALRDVGCTHLIVSTACGSLREEIKPGNLVVPHDFIDRTTKRLQTFYDGKAQSPRGVCHLPMFPAFSERTRNILLEAAKELEIPAHDKATIVTIEGPRFSSRSESHMFRQWGGDLINMTTCPEVVLAKEAGLLYGSVAIATDYDCWRMGCEGVNVQDVLRTFAENVIKVKKILVNAVGRIAKEDWSEDILNAKQCVCNNTMSGAM; this is encoded by the exons ATGATTACGATTAAATGTAAAGACACCAATCTGGACCCGCTTCCGGTCAAG ATTGGTATTATTGGCGGATCGGGGCTTGACGACCCAGATATCCTGGAACAGCGGCATGAACGTGTGGTGGAGACGCCCTACGGAGAACCGTCTGATGCGTTGATCGAAGGCGAAATCAATGGAGTACAGTGCGTGCTCCTGGCGCGTCATGGACGCAAGCACGACATCATGCCCTCCAATGTTAACTACCGGGCCAACATCTGGGCTCTACGCGATGTGGGCTGCACCCACTTAATTGTCTCTACAGCATGTGGGTCCTTGCGCGAAGAAATCAAGCCGGGCAACCTGGTTGTTCCACACGACTTTATCGACAGGACTACTAAACGCCTTCAGACCTTCTACGATGGCAAAGCACAAAGTCCACGTGGTGTTTGCCACCTGCCCATGTTTCCGGCATTCAGCGAACGCACCCGCAACATTCTGCTCGAGGCGGCCAAGGAGCTGGAGATTCCCGCCCACGACAAGGCCACCATTGTGACAATTGAGGGTCCGCGTTTCTCCTCTCGCTCGGAGAGCCACATGTTCCGTCAGTGGGGCGGGGACCTCATAAACATGACCACGTGTCCAGAAGTGGTGCTAGCTAAGGAGGCTGGCCTACTTTACGGGTCGGTGGCCATTGCCACGGACTACGATTGCTGGCGCATGGGATGCGAGGGTGTCAACGTGCAGGATGTCTTACGTACTTTTGCCGAGAACGTGATTAAGGTGAAGAAGATTCTGGTCAACGCTGTTGGTCGAATTGCCAAGGAGGACTGGTCGGAGGACATACTAAATGCCAAG CAATGCGTTTGCAACAACACAATGTCTGGAGCCATGTGA